The following is a genomic window from Episyrphus balteatus chromosome 1, idEpiBalt1.1, whole genome shotgun sequence.
CTTCTATTTAACAAATCAATTCGATCAGTTTACTTTCATTTATAATGGAAAATATCTTTTATTGATCCTATTTACAAAAGTGGTTACAAGGATTTAATAGACCAATTTCTAAACTGTTCACTGTGACGAAACGTTTTGAAAAAGTGGTCACTCAAAAGCtttataataggtgtgttttttattacaaccggtcttaactgggcaaaaaaaacgcagtctgggctaagcaatttacatgttaaatacaacaacaccttagcccggagatttctctgggcttaactttttgaacagttttaaatctgtgctaccaaactaatttttttataaattgtttagaatttgtttacaaacgtgaaaactgacgcttggaaggacaaaatgtatttaactagttttgctagcatacattttcatatctgtttgtaaaacatacatgaaaaatacaagaaaaagacgaaagcgaaaaatatgacaactctaaatttttgtagtgtctgctgttttcggaacattcattatacagtgctgccaagattcaGGTTAAGCCTGGAAATTAAGGAAATAAATGGTTCAAATAGACGATTTTCATTCAAGCTAGATGTAATATCAGGTTTACCACAAGGCAGTCACCTTGGTCCTTTACTTTTCATTCTTTTCATAAATGATTTACCATTCTTAGATACAGTAATTGTTTAATGTACGTGGATGATATAAAGATTTTCCTAGATGTATAGTCATTAATAGACTGTTTTTATCTGCAAtgcaaatcaaaatttttttgatctattttgataaaaattatcttcagttaaatttttcaaaatgtaaaatttttagtGCAACAAGTTCAACTTCGTTGATACGCTTAAAACGTTAGTTATGTCTTTGGTGCTgccttttttggaaaactttgGGATTTTGGTTTTCTCATTATGGCATTAGTAATTCCCGAATTGAGAGAATCCAAAAACGATTGATACGTCTTGCTTTGGTTAAAGGTTAAACTAAAATGGGGATTAATCGGATTATTTATCTAGATGTGCTCTCatcaacttaaaaataaatattgagtGTAGAAGAGTCTCTCAATGCCTTTTGTTAATAAAAGACATTTTTGATAATCAAGTTAGTTCTagtgaaatgcatttttaaatttatttttatgattccGAAAGACGGCTTAGAAATCGTGGTGGTTTATAATATTATTCTCCTGCGCATAGAATGGATTATATTAACCTACAACACGTTCTACATTCAGTTTGGAGTGAAGACGAAgaatgtttggttttttgtttgtaccTTTTTGTATAATTGTAATAtatcaataccaaaaaaaattaattttatattactaAATAAACTCCTGTTGACTCAGAAATTTTGAAATCACCAGAGCTATATCTCTCATTTACTTGAACACTgtcataactaaaaaaaaactggtttttttTCCAGGaaacgatttttaaatttagtatcgATCGATAAGTACCTAAAACTACACTGTGATAATTtatgtttgtcttttttaatttattagtctcttgtttttaatgttaaccctctgtaggcacacctcgttttttgcgaatttggtttatactttttcatggcgatagaactttttgcggtctcactattttatggagaatcatgTATGAAATTggtgtagaattttccgaggaattcgaatactgtattcacaattcaaaaaaaatgtattttcacccttataaagacacttttctgtgaccactcttcatttttgtcctgccaaattcgcacccgtgtgccgacagagggttaatttattaaatagtttaaatatttttctttaatttttcttttttaatactaaataaaaacaatctaaaatacaaaaaaaatacaacatatCAATAAGAAACCCCTGAAGAAGATGTGAATAGCGACGAAACGTTGGGTAAAAGatggaataaagtttttttatttgcatttaaaatcaattgacCAAAATAGTCTACATTACCAAATATAAATCTACAAAGTAtcgatctattttttttttttttatgtaaaaagttgATTTCTAAAACAAAGCTAGTGCTCCTTTCTACACGATTAAAGACTACTTTATTCCAATAACTTCTACATTTATAACTCAAAATTcgtgatttttgagttatgacagtaTTCTAGCAAATGATCGATATGTATTCATTgattgttaaataaataaaaaaaatataaaattgtgttcTTACTTTCCAAAATAGCATTTCCCTCCTTGTCATCTGTTGTATTCGTTATCCTCTGgaaattctctacaaaattcCCCGTCGCTTGAAAAGTTCTTACAATCTTCTCCTCAGCCCCACTGGCAAACTTGTATCGCGAAAGAACAGCAATCGCTTGCATATCATAACCATGAACTTGTGGACGAGCCAGCTCATGCCACGTATGTTCTTCATCATCCGATCTAACCCATGGAGCATGTAGTCTTGTAGTTTGATCAGCTGAAACAGTCAGCAGAAAGGCACCTTTTGGTTCCCAACCAAGATCACGAACTTCTCCAAAATGTCCACCAATAATTGTTGTTGGAGTCCAAATCGATTCATTCTCATTCGATTGTTTCCATATATGAAAACCTCCTTGAAAACTAAATCCAAGAATAGACTTGCCATCACTGGCAAACTTGCCACCAAAGAATCCCAACGAATTCCCTCCAACTCCACCGACACGAACTTTTTCCATCCAAACACCGTCGTCAGTTGGTTGCCAAATTATGATGGATTTGTCAATTGAAGCAGAAAGGAGTCGTAGGCCAAGATCACTGCTATGCCAATGGACACCATAAACCCAACCTTCGTGGCCATATAAAACCGATTCCAAACTAACAGCAAAGTATTGGGAATTGCCACTTTTGGCTACTTGGATTATCTTCTCTTCGACTCGAATTTCTCCATCGGAAATATTCAAAATGTCGATCTCATTTTGACTAACTTGTTCCTGAGTTCGTGGGGATATTCTCCAAAGCCGGATAAAGTTGTCCTGTGAAGAACTGGCTAGAAGAAGATCCCCATCTTCCGTGGTAACAAAATCTAACCCACGAACCCAATCTTCATGGCCAATCAGTTGATGGATTTTCTCCATCGAGCTCCCATTTGGATTGCTCCATAACGAGATACTATCGTCATCGGAAGAAAAGGCTAACAACAGTTGTTGAGAGCCGGGCAGTGGAGTAATTCGTATGGCAAAGCAAAACCCACTTTTTAAAAGTATTGTCTGATTGCATTCAAATTCTTTTGACTCTTCATTCAACGACCAAAGTTTAATGGAAGAGTCTGTTGAAGCTGTGGCAATTGTCAGTTTACCATTGACATAAACTCCATCGAGAAAGTTTATTCCACTTTCGTGACCTTTTAAAACTTTGGTTGTCACTTGGCTGGGATTTGAAATATCCCACAAAATAGCCAATCCATCATCGGAGCCAGAGATGAATTCTGTCTCGGTGGCATTTGGAGATTTTGCTATCCATTTGACAGTGGTAACACGTTTTGTATGTTGGATAAATGTGTTGGTAATTTTTGCTGtattatttaacttaaatcataaaataaagaaatatagaaactaacaataaaaaacattgaaaaaaacaataaacatacTTTTGGATTGAATATTGCAATGGAATTACAAGCGGCAAATACGATTTGGCCATTATTACCCCAGTCAGCACTTTCGGGTGTTCGATTGCATGCGATGGATGTgtaaatattttctattttcatcttttttttttaattggaaaattatGTTGATTTGAGGAAATTGTTGtcggtttttataaaatatttttttgtaaacgaaAAAGTGCACATGGTggttaaatgtcaaaaaacagatgtttttggttttcttttatgCGAATGGGGCGACATCTATTAAGAGATaggattttgatattttttggtttgtttttctaTGTTACGGGGTGTTTATACTTGTTGGGTGCGTTCATATTTATATGTTCAAGTATCAGATTCtgaatagctttaatttcaaattcaatggttgaatggttgaaaaaaaaaaaataagttgagaTTGAGAGTCCCGAAATAGTGATTTTCATGCAAAAGTCGCTATTTCAGGACTCTTGAAGGAAGTCTGGTGGGGGTTTTGcagtggttaaaacgtctggaacaaatttattttcaatcaagaaGTAGTGGGGATTTTAAAAGAGTTACCAACAGACCGTGGGGGttatgccgtggttaaaacgtctggctctaatttattttctatcaagaggtaggtttaaattttttcaagatGTACCACCACATGGTTATATTTAAGGGGAAAGAAAATTTGCTTGACTCTCTCCTGGTAGGATGAATATCGTGAATAAAACGTGTAGGACCCAGATTTTTGTAATCGTGGTATTTTTCCTGATTTTTTGGTATATCATACTTGTAATTATACCTCCGACatcaaaaactgatattttttttaccattttcggGAACGTCTGTcaagggtaatgccgcgaataaaacgtaTGGGATGGGAacgaactttttgcaatcaaggtatgGCCCTCTACCGGCTCTgtatgaattaaagtggttatttactcgacacaaaaatcggaaaaaaaatgcattttcaactTCCCATTAACCATAGattgccgtgaaataaacctgaaagactttcgaattctttaTCAGGACTCTATTACCCACACATACATATGACCAATTTtcggttatacctccactcctaAAATCtgctgtgggctctcggtctaataagttaaatcaatttttccACCAGTATATGCAGGAAAActctgatattaaaaaaaaaaaaatagtcacagaaaagtataaaaaaactgttctttaaactttagaaccttgaaaatacaaacacctttttttattattattgattacaatttttatttgatgttcacttgaaagtggttggacagcgagtgcccattatgccgatcatttaaaggtactttgccaaaaatgacaagtcagcataatgaacactcagcgcgtgagactaaacattgaacttttattaaatgatcttatttcgtctggtctcacgcagaagtaggagttgggtggaaatatgatatggtaggaaaggtaaaaatgggtgatagaatacaaaaaaatacataattatacttaaaaagaacactcagtgggaactggtaagaaatcatttcccatcgtgtcagcaacaatgcaatgtgataatactattggtcatatggttacttaaaatgatactaaaaatgtttacttaacatACTCCCCCCCTTTGAGGGATCtaatccctcaaaaaaaaaaaaaaaaaaaaaaatttaaaattgtgtgtctATTTCAAAACGAGGAGCGCTTCTTCTAGGAAGTGGtttgggttttctttttttaataaaataaaaaataatgaagccAATCATTGTAAGGAATAATATGAAGCTCATGCTATAATGATGGTAATCGTGCGTATTTATAGAATTTACCCAGGTATCATTATCTAGGTCTTTATCAACTTCACTAATTTTGCCTTTTAAATCTTCTATCTCTTTAAAATTAGTCTCATTGCTCGGGGatgttatgatgttcatatttttcatcGGAATTTTACCTTTAATTGACTCAGAAATTTTAATAGAGGGAACAAATGAGTTTTTTAAGGTGGTATTGCTAAAGACTCGACCATTTATCACTATGTGtggaagttttaaaatacatggtatcaaaaattctataaaaccaCTGTCACTTAGGGTAAGACTTTTTGTTATTCCTTCACACACCAATAAACCAGTTACAGCCTCCTTAAGAGCAAATATCCAAGTATTGGAACTTCTTAGGCTTACCCATCGATCTTGAGAGATGGATCTCGTTAAACAACAGTGACTTAAAGCACTACTCAAATGATTCAGAAGCGAGACTTCACAACTTATACCGCTGTCTCGATGAATCATTGTTGGTAGTTGTTGGTTAcagacaaaatttttcgttgagaGGAAGTGGCATGATGATAGCTGATTTTCTGTTAATTCAAAATACCTATCTCTTGTTGCAGTGACTGCTAAATAAGGGGATGATAATTCTATTATGAAACTTGAATCATTTTGAAATAGAGGAAACTGAACTAaattaaaaagctgaaattcttGGTTATCAACCAAAGGGATCATCATTTCAAATACTATTGAGTCATTAAGACTTCGTCCTTTAATAGATGACAGCTTAAAAATATCTAATACAGATGCTGTCGGAATGTTAAGATGGGATGGAATGTTGTTCCGAATAATTTGGAGCTGTTTAGTAAATTGTGACGGCGAAATAAAATGAGGATTCATTTTGACATTATTAAGACTAAGAAGAACGTCAAGTAATGTGTCTTGCACTCTTTCGAGGTTTGAAATTGACAAAATCAAATATGAAGTTAATGCAGAAAAGCGCTGACTGACATCGATTATTTCTTGATGCTTTTCAATGCTGTTTAAGGATTTTTCGAACATGGTTTTAAAACCTTGATATTGCTGACTGAGTTGCAGATTATTTCGTTTAAGCAGATTTACGGTTGAATCTGCGATTGAGCTCTGCTTTTTAAAGAGATGCACGAGATGCTGTTCATCTTGGTTGACCAAAGAGATTTGGTGCTGTATGTCCTTAGCATCATCTTGATCCAATACCCCAAATAAGCTATGTGCCACGTTTCCTATAAAATCGAAAGGAGATCTAGCAATTCTTATCCTTTTATTGTAAGAAGTATGATAATTATGAATGAGGTCATTGTTTGATTCGATTGCTATAACTCTTTGTTTGAGAGCTGTTACTGTAGGCAAACAGTACGgattaattttcaattcatcTAAACAAATATTATCCATTCTCTGTAAATAAGTTTTCACTTCTCCTAGCTCTAGCCAATATgatgataaattataaaatatataaatgttccaaaaactATTAACGGTGCTCGCACTACCtatatcttcaaaataaatCCCTGTGGGATGGTCAAATTGGGTTATTCTTATTGGTTCGGTATCTGAAGAGGCAGCTAATGGAAACAATAGCAACATGAAGCATAATAATGATGTTAAAGAGTTAAGGAGGTATCTCCCACTTCTTAATCTCATCaggggttgtttttttattgggatTTGTGCAGCATTCTTTTGCTGCTCTTTATGGTCAATCGGTAGGGAACAAAGATTTTGAACAGCTCGTTGATATGTGCCGGTTTCAGTCTTAACATATGCCACTCGTACTAATCCGTCTGTTCCCTTGACAACTTCGATTACACGTCCGAGCTTCCATTTCATTGGAGGCTGGTGTGCATCTTTTAAAACAACCATTGTTCCAGGTTCTAGATTTTTGGATTCCACCTTCCACTTTAATTTCTGTTGAAGAAGATGGAGGTATTCATTTGACCATCTTTGCCAAAAATGCTGTTGAATATGCTGAATCTGACGAAATTTGTCTAATCTTGAGATGTTATGATCAGTTATGTCAGGTTCTGGAAGCGATGTCAACGGAgcaccaattaaaaaatgaccGGGAG
Proteins encoded in this region:
- the LOC129907333 gene encoding elongator complex protein 2, encoding MKIENIYTSIACNRTPESADWGNNGQIVFAACNSIAIFNPKLNNTAKITNTFIQHTKRVTTVKWIAKSPNATETEFISGSDDGLAILWDISNPSQVTTKVLKGHESGINFLDGVYVNGKLTIATASTDSSIKLWSLNEESKEFECNQTILLKSGFCFAIRITPLPGSQQLLLAFSSDDDSISLWSNPNGSSMEKIHQLIGHEDWVRGLDFVTTEDGDLLLASSSQDNFIRLWRISPRTQEQVSQNEIDILNISDGEIRVEEKIIQVAKSGNSQYFAVSLESVLYGHEGWVYGVHWHSSDLGLRLLSASIDKSIIIWQPTDDGVWMEKVRVGGVGGNSLGFFGGKFASDGKSILGFSFQGGFHIWKQSNENESIWTPTTIIGGHFGEVRDLGWEPKGAFLLTVSADQTTRLHAPWVRSDDEEHTWHELARPQVHGYDMQAIAVLSRYKFASGAEEKIVRTFQATGNFVENFQRITNTTDDKEGNAILESLPKGASVPSLGLSNKAVFSVDESPQQKHVKDEYPENYFVPVTLITPPQEETLMQNTLWPEVQKLYGHGFEIYALASSPDGQVLASSCRATNAEHAQIILWNTSTWKQVQKLSSHQLTVTQLKFSPNNKYLLSVSRDRRLSVFENKSTFESISFEMVATTDKTNGIHTRIIWSCDWSHDSQYFVTSSRDGKIVVWTKASSVSDTSLRDWHSVNTLELKNESVTAVAFADKFHNDKAGHYILAMGFESGVIQVCGFNGSRLEKIGRIEQRDAHHLTVRKLQFKPQANGIELASCGDDHLVRIYKICD